A stretch of the Vitis vinifera cultivar Pinot Noir 40024 chromosome 16, ASM3070453v1 genome encodes the following:
- the LOC100262126 gene encoding uncharacterized protein LOC100262126 — protein MRRVNVRRVTGTGGNLTDVVFSWSLDNVLDENFYKRQVGKIPMEFLSKPVYMTSFIPALLEEIRADLLSSMKTVFEDHASDPPVREVQFVEESTRYGPPKNLYNISLKGERVAENDAVTYKPENGDIIALTDTRPNSIDDSKRSERSYLIAFIQGSRKDSDEFQIVSSKPIEFEQNMQEDGKRNTLYAVFLINLTTNICIWNSLTQGLQGGSMAIIEKVLRPNSYAGGRCKICSSGSVSDSVARINSFKLNRSQKAAVLSCLATANCHHQNSVELIKGPPGTGKTNTVGSLLCALLGMKCRTLACAPTNIAVLEVAARVLSLVEESLEYDAYGLGDIVLFGSSEGMNIDDDSDLHDVFLDTRARILVRCFARHSGWKHCLESMINLLEGTKEDRILYMEDRTNKDNNRHKEKKHEKGILEDEKLEICKEREEVQYFEDPKSKKIWKMVGGQTSKGKKNKERQPKVPSPETDKLLYGAKEDKGELTQNKNNRVATGGHHDFLMSEKFVERFDFVGEQLKLFTEALYTHLPTSFISLEVVKDMVRALDLLERLKEVLHECEDVGKCADLLPELYSTREECLQSLKCLCKKITLPNFYTDDKIKKFCLEKACLLFCTASSSVKLKMKGMTPVELLVIDEAAQLKECESTIPLQISGLRHAILVGDEMQLPALVKSKISEKAGFGRSLFERLVLLKHEYHLLNIQYRMHPSISFFPNKEFYENQISDAPNVKDRSYEKQFLQGSMYGPYSFVNVAYGKEEFENHSSRNMVEVAVVSEVVTSLFKESVSKKQKVSVGVISPYKAQVIAIQEKLGKIYNTDEERDFSVKVCTVDGFQGGEEDVIIISTVRGNEKGLVGFLSKRQRANVSLTRARHCLWIFGESETLVASGTVWKRVVEDAKERGCFYNASAEKNLAQAMAISLVEQGQLDDLHDIASLLFGKARWKVFFSDEFWESMVSIFNTEVHKEVVSLLEKLSRGWRLKDRNFYTIHGNLLVQYNVIGQFNLLWSVDILEDDSYCIQILKVCDIVSFRETSRAVKQLCSLFENYTDDRIQRCKFKRLEGKLEVPMIWPINHDGCSVEVSNSFASLSLDDQLEEYAYN, from the exons ATGAGGAGGGTGAATGTGAGGAGAGTAACAGGCACTGGAGGAAACTTGACAGATGTGGTGTTCTCTTGGTCTCTGGATAATGTCCTCGATGAAAACTTTTACAAGAGACAG GTGGGAAAGATACCAATGGAATTCTTGTCGAAGCCTGTTTACATGACATCGTTCATTCCCGCACTTCTTGAGGAAATACGTGCTGATTTGTTGTCAAGCATGAAAACAGTATTTGAGGACCATGCAAGTGATCCACCTGTGCGTGAAGTACAGTTTGTTGAAGAATCTACACGATATGGTCCTCCAAAAAACTTGTATAATATTTCACTGAAAGGTGAGAGAGTTGCAGAAAATGATGCTGTAACATATAAGCCTGAGAACGGAGACATTATCGCACTGACAGATACGAGACCAAATAGTATTGATGATTCAAAGAGGTCTGAAAGATCTTATCTTATTGCTTTCATTCAAGGATCAAGAAAAGACTCAGATGAATTTCAAATTGTGTCATCGAAGCCCATTGAATTTGAACAAAACATGCAGGAGGATGGGAAGAGAAATACCCTTTATGCtgtttttctaataaatttgaCAACAAATATTTGCATATGGAATTCATTGACCCAGGGTCTTCAAGGGGGCAGCATGGCAATCATTGAAAAAGTGCTGCGACCTAATTCCTAT GCTGGGGGTAGATGTAAAATCTGCTCCTCTGGTTCTGTATCAGATTCAGTGGCCAGAATTAATTCTTTTAAGCTAAACAGGTCCCAAAAAGCAGCTGTTTTAAGCTGTCTTGCTACAGCAAACTGTCATCATCAGAACAGTGTGGAACTAATAAAAGGCCCTCCTGGGACAGGGAAAACAAATACGGTTGGTTCATTATTGTGTGCACTCTTAGGGATGAAATGCAGAACGCTTGCTTGTGCCCCAACTAATATTGCTGTATTAGAAGTTGCAGCACGGGTTTTGAGCTTAGTTGAAGAGTCACTTGAATATGATGCTTATGGACTGGGAGATATTGTTCTTTTCGGGAGTAGTGAGGGTATGAATATTGATGATGATAGCGATCTTCATGATGTCTTTCTTGACACCCGTGCTAGGATTCTAGTACGGTGTTTTGCTCGACATTCTGGGTGGAAACACTGTTTAGAGTCTATGATAAATTTGCTTGAAGGAACTAAGGAAGACCGTATTTTGTACATGGAGGACAGAACAAATAAAGACAATAACAGACATAAGGAGAAGAAGCATGAGAAGGGAATTCTTGAAGATGAGAAACTAGAAATCTGTAAGGAAAGAGAGGAGGTTCAATACTTCGAAGATCCGAAGAGCAAGAAAATTTGGAAGATGGTTGGTGGTCAAACctcaaaaggaaagaaaaacaaggAGAGACAGCCCAAGGTACCTTCTCCAGAAACCGACAAATTACTGTATGGGGCGAAAGAGGACAAGGGTGAACTtactcaaaacaaaaataacagaGTGGCTACTGGTGGACACCATGATTTTCTAATGTCTGAGAAGTTTGTTGAAAGGTTTGATTTCGTAGGAGAGCAGCTGAAGCTTTTCACTGAAGCTCTGTATACCCATTTACCAACTTCCTTCATTTCATTGGAAGTGGTAAAAGACATGGTTAGAGCTCTTGATTTGCTGGAACGCCTGAAGGAAGTCCTCCATGAATGTGAAGATGTGGGAAAATGTGCTGATCTCCTTCCTGAATTATATAGCACCAGAGAAGAGTGCCTTCAAAGTCTCAAATGCCTTTGTAAAAAAATCACTCTTCCAAATTTTTATACAGATGATAAAATCAAAAAGTTTTGTTTGGAAAAGGCTTGTTTGCTTTTCTGCACTGCTTCAAGCTCAGTTAAATTGAAGATGAAGGGAATGACACCAGTTGAATTGTTGGTTATAGATGAAGCCGCTCAGCTAAAGGAATGTGAATCAACCATTCCTTTACAAATTTCTGGTCTGCGCCACGCTATTCTAGTGGGGGATGAGATGCAACTACCAGCATTAGTCAAGAGCAAG ATTTCAGAGAAGGCGGGATTTGGAAGAAGTTTGTTTGAGAGGCTGGTATTGTTAAAGCATGAGTACCACCTTCTCAATATCCAGTATCGGATGCATCCGTCAATaagtttttttccaaataaggagttcTACGAGAATCAGATTTCTGATGCTCCAAATGTTAAAGATAGAAGCTACGAGAAGCAGTTTCTTCAAGGAAGCATGTATGGGCCATACTCTTTTGTGAATGTAGCATATGGAAAAGAGGAATTTGAAAACCATAGCTCAAGAAACATGGTGGAGGTTGCTGTTGTATCTGAGGTAGTTACAAGTCTTTTTAAAG AATCTGTCTCCAAGAAACAGAAGGTTAGTGTTGGTGTGATATCACCCTACAAAGCTCAAGTTATAGCAATTCAGGAAAAACTTGGAAAGATATACAATACAGATGAAGAACGTGACTTCTCTGTCAAAGTTTGCACGGTTGATGGGTTTCAAGGCGGTGAAGAGGATGTTATTATTATCTCAACTGTCAGAGGTAATGAGAAGGGCTTAGTGGGTTTCCTTTCCAAACGTCAAAGAGCAAATGTGTCTCTTACACGAGCAAG GCATTGCCTCTGGATATTCGGGGAAAGTGAAACTCTAGTAGCAAGTGGCACTGTTTGGAAGAGAGTTGTGGAGGATGCCAAAGAGCGAGGGTGTTTCTATAATGCTAGTGCGGAAAAGAACCTGGCTCAGGCTATGGCTATATCCCTGGTTGAGCAAGGCCAACTTGATGATTTACATGATATAGCTTCTCTACTATTCGGGAAGGCAAGATGGAAA GTTTTCTTCAGTGACGAGTTCTGGGAATCCATGGTCAGCATCTTCAACACCGAGGTTCACAAGGAAGTGGTTTCTCTGTTAGAGAAGCTCTCAAGGGGTTGGCGTCTCAAAGACAGAAACTTCTATACCATACATGGGAATCTTTTGGTCCAGTACAATGTAATCGGGCAGTTCAATCTACTGTGGTCTGTAGACATCCTTGAGGATGACTCATATTGCATCCAGATTCTGAAGGTTTGTGATATCGTGTCATTTCGTGAAACATCAAGAGCAGTGAAGCAGCTTTGttccttatttgaaaattacacAGACGACCGCATCCAACGCTGCAAATTCAAACGTTTAGAAGG GAAGCTTGAAGTTCCTATGATTTGGCCAATCAATCACGATGGTTGCTCTGTAGAGGTGTCAAATTCATTTGCATCACTAAGCCTAGATGATCAATTGGAAGAATATGCTTACAA CTGA